A window of Chloroflexota bacterium genomic DNA:
GTAGACCGTCACCTCTTCATTGGCCATGATCCACATCCAGGCTTTTTGCCCGTGAACCAACCAGCCGGTCTCATCGTTGTACATCACCTGTCCCGCTCTCACCGCGGCAATGAGCTGCTCATACTGCCCATTGAGATAGCTCTTGGCTTGCGCTAACAGATTGCACAGCGAGGCTTTTGAAAGAGACAGGCCATGACTGATCTCGAGGACACGCGCAATATTGGCCAGAGAGGCATGACTCGTAAAGCGCAGGATCAGCACCAGCAGAAACGTGTTGAGGCCATACTCGGTAAACGGAAGGGACCGTTCATCGCGGGCGGAAACTTCGCGGTGGCAATGACCGCACCACTGTCGCTCACTCTCGATGAGTACCCTCACCACTTCGGGATGCAGCACCAGATCCACCAGCAATTTGGGTCGCGTCGCCTGCACGCGAGCCAGGGCCACGCCACAGTGGCCACACACGGGCGCAAAGAGGCGTTTTTTCTCACAGGGGGGCGACTCTAGGTGGGCTTCTCGATTGGTATCAGCATGCCCCGGTTGGCCCCCTTTGGTCTTCTTGGTCGGCTCTGTCGGGTGGCGAAAGTTCCCATGATCAAAGAGGGCGACTTGATAGCGTTTCTTCGTCTTGGTCGCCTGCTCCAGCTCCCGTTTGAGCTGCGCATTCTCTTTTTCGAGGACTTTTATCCGTCGCTGTTGTTCTTTCAACTGCTTTTGGAACTGCTCGGCTTTGCACTTTTGGGTGAAGTGAGCACGCGTCAGCCGATCTTTATCCAACCGGAGCAAACGCACATCATTTCTTAATTGCATCACATATTCTGGAAAGGGTTGCATGCCTCTCACTCTACCCGATTCCTGTCCCCATAGCAAGGTCAGCCGTTGATGATTCCTGAACCACTAC
This region includes:
- a CDS encoding transposase produces the protein MQPFPEYVMQLRNDVRLLRLDKDRLTRAHFTQKCKAEQFQKQLKEQQRRIKVLEKENAQLKRELEQATKTKKRYQVALFDHGNFRHPTEPTKKTKGGQPGHADTNREAHLESPPCEKKRLFAPVCGHCGVALARVQATRPKLLVDLVLHPEVVRVLIESERQWCGHCHREVSARDERSLPFTEYGLNTFLLVLILRFTSHASLANIARVLEISHGLSLSKASLCNLLAQAKSYLNGQYEQLIAAVRAGQVMYNDETGWLVHGQKAWMWIMANEEVTVYVAAESRGKGIAHDLYGESHALAMHDGYASYTNAIPHENHLYCWAHVLRFAHEETVLEPEGSPAKSFTDHLVAIYHLKNALSGTPLQTRLRAEMDTLLAVNSENPSILAIQARLRVQHEGLIRSLLLTPDGTNNLAERELRPLVITRKISNGSDTFGGMETTAILASVVQTASKHDGSVLLSLQRSLQDGVKEQFPHSRHPVGVDSS